TCGTCTGTGTGTGAATGGCGCTTCGGCTCGCCCGTGGACGGGCCGGACGATGATCGATCCCGGGTATCGTTGAAAGCCGCGCTATCCTTACTCAAGTTTGAGCCAGGTTCAATGGTTCCTTCCGTTCATTTCTCAATCCCAGGCATCGTCATCCCTTGAAGACCTCATCCAACTCCAGTGGCGCGCTCCATCCGCACGGACTGGCTCCACGCATCGGTTTCGTCAGTCTCGGCTGCCCCAAGGCCACGGTCGACTCCGAACGCATCCTCACCCGGCTGCGCGCTGAGGGCTATCAGCTCCAGCCGACCCACGCCGAGGCCGATCTGGTCATCGTCAACACCTGCGGCTTCATCGATTCGGCGGTCGATGAGTCGCTGGACGCCATCGCCGAGGCGCTCGACGAGAACGGGCGGGTGATCGTCACCGGCTGTCTCGGTGCGCGCGCGGAGCTGGTGCGCGAGCGGCATCCCGAGGTGCTGGCCGTCACCGGCCCGCACGCGCTGGAAGAGGTGATGGCCGCCGTGCACGCGCATCTGCCGGCCCCGCACGATCCCTTCACCAGTCTCATCCCGCCGCAGGGCGTGCGGCTGACGCCAAGCCATTACGCTTATCTGAAGATCTCGGAAGGCTGCAACCATCGCTGCCGCTTCTGCATCATCCCCAGTCTGCGCGGCGATCTGGTCAGTCGCCCGATCGGTGAGATCCTCGACGAGGCCGGCCGTCTGGTCGAATCCGGCGTGCGCGAACTGCTGGTGGTCTCGCAGGACACCAGCGCCTATGGGCTGGATCTGGGCCATCGCCCCGATTTCTGGGGCGGGCGTCCGCTGCGCACCCACATCACCGAGCTGGCGCGGACTCTGGGCGAACTGCCGGCCTGGATTCGGCTGCACTATGTCTATCCCTATCCGCACGTCGACGAACTCATCCCGCTGATGGCCGATGGGGTGATCCTGCCCTATCTGGACATGCCGCTCCAGCATGGCAGCGAGTCGGTGCTGCGTGCGATGCGCCGCCCGGCGGCAACCGAGAAGGTCTTGGACCGTCTGGCCCGCTGGCGTGCCGATTGTCCTGATCTGGTGCTGCGCAGTACCTTCATCGTCGGCTTTCCGGGCGAAACCGAAGACGATTTCGAACGACTGCTGGACTTTCTGCGCGAGGCGCGGCTCGATCGGGTCGGTTGCTTTCCGTATTCAGCCGTCGAGGGTGCAGCGGCCAATGAATTGCCGAATCCGGTGCCCGAGGCCGTCAAGCAGGAACGGCTGGAACGCTTCATGGACGTCCAGGCCGGCATCAGCCGCGAGAAACTGGCCGCGCGCGTCGGTCAGCGGCTCACGGTGCTGGTCGACGCGGTGGAAGAGGACGCCATCATCGCCCGCAGTTACGGCGACGCCCCCGAGATCGACGGCGAAGTCATCATTGAGGGCGCCTGGGAGATCGATCCGGGCGACTTCATCGAGGTCGTGATCACCGAAGCCGGAGAGCACGACCTCTGGGCGCAGCCGGTCGAAGAGGACGACTGACCGTGGTCGGAATCAGAACGCCGGCCCGCTCTGTTTGCCGAGCTTCTTGAGGATGATCGCTAGCGGACAGAAGCCGGTGAAGGCCGACTGGAAGAGGTTGGCACCGACGAAGGCGGTGAACCACAGCCAGTAAGGGCTGACGAAATGGGCCAGCAGCAGTGAGATCAGGATGAAGCCGCCGGCGACGGCGAAAACGATGCGTTCGATCGACATGGAATTCTCTACACTTGACAGTGGGATGGATGACGGTCGGATCTTACTGAGTCGAGGCGGCTTTGTTCAACCGAGTCTGGATTCCAGCCAGGACATTTCACCGTGCACGGACACTCGGCCGTGTGCGCATTCCAGCGCGGGCCGGGTCACGGGGTAGGGCGATGAAGCACGATGATCTTTCACTGTTGATCGCGGGACTGCGGCACCCGAGCGCCTATCCGCACGAGGCCGACAGCGTCGAGCACATCGAGACCCACATCTCGCATGTGCTGCTGGCCGGTGAGTACGCCTACAAGTTCAAGAAACCGCTGGATCTCGGTTTCCTCGACTTCTCGACCCTGGAGCGCCGCCGCCACGGCTGCGAGGAGGAAGTGCGGCTCAACCGCCGTCTGGCACCGGATCTCTATCTTGGCGTCGTCACGGTCAATGGCTCGCTCGACGCACCGCGCATCGGCGGTCCGGGGCCGGTTCTGGAGTACGGCGTCTGGATGCGCCGCTTTCCGCAGTCGGCCCTGCTCGACCGACAGCCGGTAACGTCTGAGTTGATGACACGGCTGGCCGAGCATATCGCCGAATTTCATGCCGACATCCCCATCGCTGGTCCAAACAGCGGTTTCGGCACGCCCGCGCGGGTGCTCGAACCCATGCTGGAGAATCTGACCCAGATCCGCGTCCGTCTCGACAGTCCTGAGGATCTGGCGCGCCTGGAGGCGCTCGAGAGCTGGAGCCGCAACCGCTTCGAGGCACTGACTCCCGTGATCGAGAAGCGCCGCGCCGAGGGGTTCGTGCGCGAGTGTCATGGCGACATGCATCGCGGCAACATCGCGCTCGTCGACGGCCGGATCCGGATTTTCGACGCCATCGAATTCAATCCCAATCTGCGCTGGATCGACACCGCCAGCGAGATCGCCTTTCTCATCATGGACCTGGAGCAGGAGGGCGAGCGCGGCGCGGCTCAGCGTTTCCTCAACCGTTATCTGGAACGCAGCGGGGATTATGGCGCTCTGGCCATGCTCGACTTCTACAAGGTCTATCGCGCTCTGGTGCGGGCCAAGGTGCTGGCGATCCGATGGGGACAAGACGATCCGCCGTTCGCTGAAGCACAGGCCCTGCGCGACGACTTCGCACGCTATCTGGAACTGGCCCAGTCCTACACCTGGGCACGCCGCCGGCATCTGCTGATCGCCTGCGGCCTGCCGGGATCGGGCAAGAGCCGGTTGTCGAGTCGACTGCGCGAGGCGTTGCCGATGATCCATCTGCGCTCGGACATCGAGCGCAAACGGCTGTTCGGGTTGGGCGAGCTGGCGCGAACCGCCAGCAGCATCGATCGCGGTATCTATTTTCCGCGCGCGACCGACTGGACCTATGAGCGTCTGCATCGTCTGGCCGACGGTATCCTGGCCAGCGGCTACGACGTACTGGTCGACGCGACCTTCATCGCTCGCCAACGACGTGAGCGCTTCGCAGCGCTGGCGCGCCGGCATCGGGCCGGATTTGCGATCCTGGCACTGGAGGCGCCGCTGGAGGTGCTGCGCGAACGGGTGATGCGACGCCTCGCGCAGGGGGCCGATGTCTCCGAGGCCGATCTCTCGGTGCTGGAGTGCCAGCACGCGAGCCGCCAGCCATTGAGCGAGCTGGAACACAGACGCGCGCTCGTCATCGATACCAGTCGCGACAACGCCTTCTCAGAGATCCTCGCTCGTCTGCGCACCTTGCTCGATGCGGATTCGACACCCGATGTTGATGCATTGACCGCCGCTCCCGACCAGGATCGGTGCCAGCGTTCGCTGTGAGTCGCCTTTGCGTGTCTCCGAGACCCTGGTGTGGTGGCCCGCAAGCCGTCACAATAGCACTCAATCCCCAATGGACTGATCCTGCGATCGGCGAGTGAACGATGTCAGACACCTTTCTCGGTATACAGCCGATCTTCGACCGCGAACGACGCATCGTGGCCTATGAGTTGCTGTTTCGCAGCGCGGCCGCCGCACAGGCGTTCGACCACGGTTCGATCGACCCCGATCAGGCGACCTCGCAGGTCATCCTCAATGCTTTCATCGACATCGGTGTCGAGCATCTGGGAGACGACAAGCTGCTGTTCCTGAATCTGACCGAAGGCTTGCTGGCGAGCGAACTCATCCAGGCGCTACCGCCAGAGCGTGTGGTGCTGGAGATCCTGGAGACGGTGCGGATCACGCCCGATCTGGTCGAGTCGGCCAGACGGCTGGTGGAGCAGGGCTTTACCCTGGCGCTCGATGATTTCATTTACACGCCCGAGTGGGAGCCGCTGCTCGCTCTGGCGCACATCGTCAAATTCGACGTACTCGATGACGACCATGCGGCGATCGCGGCCAAGATCGCCTCACTGCCGGCCGGGTATCGGCCGCGTCTGCTGGCCGAGAAGATCGAGACCCAGCAGCAGTTCCAGGATTGTCTCGGATTGGGCTTCGACCTCTTTCAGGGGTATCACCTCGCCCGACCCGAGGTGCTATCCGGCAAGCGGCCGCCGGCCAATTGCCTGCAAGCCTTGCGGCTGCTGGCACGTTTGCAGGACGAGACCATCAGTCTGCAAGAGGTCGAGCGCATCGTCAGTCAGGACGTCACCCTGAGCTATCGTCTGCTGCGCTTCATCGGCAATGCGGCGATCTCTCAGGGGCGGCCCATTCAGACCCTGATGCAGGCCATCACACTCGTCGGTCTGCGCACCGTGCGTCAGTGGGCGGCGCTCCTGGCCCTGGGCGCCCTGGATCTGGGCAATCCCTATAGCTTCACGCGCTCGCTGACCTATGCGCGCTTCTGTCAGATCGTCGGTGAACGTCACTTCAATGCCGAGAAAGACGCCCTCTTCACCGTGGGTCTCTTTTCCAATCTCGACGAGATTCTGTTGATTCCCTTGCGCGAAGCCCTGGAGCACCTGCCGCTCGATGCGCGTATCAAGCAAGCCATTCTCAAGCACGAGGGCTTTCTCGGCGACGTGCTGGCGAAGGCCCAGCGATTCGAGGACGGCGATCGCACGGCCGAGGTGTCACTGCCAGGCCTGGGAGCCGAAACGCTCGCCATCTATTTTCTCGAAGCCTTTGCCTGGGCGCGCGATCTTCAGCGGCAGGTCGAGTCGAGCGATCGCGGCTCGCGCCCCCGGAGTCATCACGAATCGCGCAACGACCTCAGATCACAAGCACGACCACGCCGCCTAACATGAGCACTCCGGCCGGTAGCCGTGCGGCGATTCCGGGTTCGCGAAAGACCAGTGCGCCATAGAGGATGCCGAACAGCAGGCTGGTGCGCTTGACGGCGATCATGTAGGCGACCTCGACTTTCTGGATCGCCAGGAAGTGAGTGAAGACCATGATTCCGAGCAGCCCGCCGACCGTCAGCACCGCCCAGGGACGGCGGGCGAGTCGAACCAATCGCCCCGGACGCGGCAGGACGATCACCAGGGCGACCGCCATCCCCAGTAGCGCGAAATAGAAGGCGCCGAAGGTCTCGGGCGGCAGATAGCGCATTGCGCCCTTGCCCAGGGTCGCCGTGAGCGCATAGAGCGCGGCCACGGCGAGCATCATCCGTGATCCGGGTTCATCGAGAATGGCCACGAAGGGTGCGATCCAGCCGCGCCAGTTGCGCCGATGGGCATGGGCGCTGTTGAGCAGCCAGGCTCCGGCGACGACCAGCAGGATACCCAGGACGCCGCGCGCCGAGACCTGCTCACCGAGCAGCAGCCAGGCCACGCCGATCACGAACACCGGGGTGAAGGCCAGATAGGGCAGGGTGAGCGAGAGCGGATGGTCGCGGATCGCCGCCACATAGAGCCACATGGCGGCCATCTCCAGCGGCAGCATGACCGCCATCCAGCCCCAGAAGGCCCAGGGCAGTTCGGTGAGCGGCGGCATCCCGATCAGCAGAGGCGTCATCAGCAGTCCTGGAAGGCAGAAGCGTACCACCAGCAGTTCGCTGGCCGTGAAATCGCGCAGCCAGGCCTTGGCCGCCGCGTCGGCGCTGGCCAGGGTGAAGGCGCAGATCAGCGCCAGCGCGATCCAGCTCATGGACGCGCGTGGTTGTCGAACCCGAGTACCTCGACCCCGGCGCCCGGTCGGTGGGCCTGTTCGCTGATGCGCCGCCGCCAGGCACGCGCGCCCGGCTGGCCCTGGAAGAGCCCGAGCAGATGGCGGCTCATGGCGTTCAGCGGCACGCCGGCGGCGAGCTGACGCTCGGCGTAAGGGATGAAGGCTTCGAGCACCTGCCGGCGTGTCGGCGCCGGATGCGTGTCGCCGAAGACACGCCGGTCGGCTTCGGCCAGGATCCAGGGATTGTGATAGGCCGCGCGCCCGATCATGACCCCATCGAGATCGCTCAGGAAATCGACGGCTGCGTCCAGGGTCTCGATGCCGCCGTTGATGACGATCGGGAGCTGCGGGAAGTCGCGTTTGAGATCGCGCACGATCTCATAGCGCAGGGGCGGGATGTCGCGATTCTCCTTGGGACTCAGGCCCTTGAGCCAGGCCTTGCGGGCGTGGACGATTATGGCATCGCAACCGGCCTCGCTCAGCCGGCCGACGAAATCGACGAGTTCGGCATAGCTGTCGCGCTCGTCGATACCGATCCGGTGCTTGACCGTCACCGGCACCCGCACCGCCGCGCGCATCGCCGTCACGCATTCGGCCACCAGCACCGGCTCAGCCATGAGACAGGCGCCGAAGCGTCCGTTCTGCACACGGTCGGACGGGCAGCCGACGTTCAGGTTGATCTCGTCATAGCCCCACTCCTCGGCCATGCGCGCACAGCGCGCCAGATCCTCGGAGTCGGAGCCGCCGAGTTGGAGCGCCACCGGATGCTCGGCCGGGTCATAGCGCAGAAAACGCTCCCGATCGCCGTGGATCAGCGCGCCCGTGGTGATCATCTCGGTATAGAGCAGGGTGTGGCGGCTGATCAGACGCAGGAAGTAGCGACAGTGTCTGTCGGTCCAGTCCAACATCGGGGCAACGGATAGGCGTCGGTTGTGTTGCAGTGCGAGCCGTCGTGCGGAGCTGTCTGTCGTCGGAGGCATGAGCGTGTCGGGAATGATGGAGGCCGGGCCGGATAAGCTGACTCCATCATACCGAAAAAGGCTCAAAGCGGCGTTTGCGGACCAGTCTGAACATCAGCGGCGCGCAGGCGTCGGCTGGGTAGATGCAAGTCGAGCAAGGCATGCTGCTCACCGCTGAAGAGATCGGTACGCAGGGTCTCGACGGCCTGGAGCCAGTGCGCCGAGTCGGCACATGAATCAGCGTCGGTCTCGGCACCGCGACAGACCCGAGCCGCGTTCGCGCCATCCTCGACGACGAAGTGAACGCCCGGCAGCGGGCGGATGCGCCCGAACGCGCCGGTTTGCGCCGCGAGCCTGAGGATACTCGGTCGCTGGTCACCGAGCCGGTCGAGCAGCAGCGCCGGCAACTGGTAGGCCGGCACGTCGCCGACCGCAACCGGCCCGCGCCGACCGTCGATCAGGATGAGCGGCGTCTCGACCAGGGTGCGGAACATGGGGTCGGTGAGCGCACCGCGCTGCCTGGCCAGCAGACCGGATTCGGCATAGCCGCCGAAGTTCGGCGTCAGCGCCGGCAGATGGTCGCCGAAGAGCACGATCAGGCCGTCCGGGTCGGCCGCGCGCAGCTCGCGCAGAAAAGCCATGAGCTCGCGCGACTTGTAATAGAGCGTATTGGCATAGGCGGCGACGACCTCGTGCCCCTTGGCGGCCGTGATGACCGCCGGGCGGCGCTCATTGAGCGGGTAGGGCAGATGGCCGAAGTAGGTCAGCAGATAATCGAACACCGGACGCGGCCCGCCGAGCGCCGGCCCGAGCCGCTCCATGACCTGCCGGTAGAGCGAGGCGTCGCCGAGAAAGGCCTGATTCATGTCGTCGAGCGCGAAGTCGCGATCGGTCCAGTAGGTCTCGAAGCCGAGGCGCCGATAGGCGTTGACCCGGTTCCAGAAGGACGCCGCGTTCGGATGCGAGGCGAGACTGTGGTAGCCGGCCTCGCCCAGATGCGCGGGCAGACAGGGCACGTCGCGCTTGAGTCCGGTCTCGAAGAAGACGTTGTCGGCCGTCACCGGGAATCCGCACAGGATCTCGAACTCGGTGTTGGCCGTGTAACCGCCGAACACAGGCGCGAGCAGGTGTGAGTGTCCGGCCTGCGCCCAGAGTCGACGGAACTCCGGATCGAGCGGATCGGCCGAGAGCCTGGAGGCGGTCAGCGCCATCGGATCCCAGAAGGACTCCAGGACGATCATGTGCAGATTGCGCTTGGGTTGCGCAAAGACGGTGCCAGCGGTGTT
The sequence above is drawn from the Allochromatium vinosum DSM 180 genome and encodes:
- the dusA gene encoding tRNA dihydrouridine(20/20a) synthase DusA, with the translated sequence MPPTTDSSARRLALQHNRRLSVAPMLDWTDRHCRYFLRLISRHTLLYTEMITTGALIHGDRERFLRYDPAEHPVALQLGGSDSEDLARCARMAEEWGYDEINLNVGCPSDRVQNGRFGACLMAEPVLVAECVTAMRAAVRVPVTVKHRIGIDERDSYAELVDFVGRLSEAGCDAIIVHARKAWLKGLSPKENRDIPPLRYEIVRDLKRDFPQLPIVINGGIETLDAAVDFLSDLDGVMIGRAAYHNPWILAEADRRVFGDTHPAPTRRQVLEAFIPYAERQLAAGVPLNAMSRHLLGLFQGQPGARAWRRRISEQAHRPGAGVEVLGFDNHARP
- the rimO gene encoding 30S ribosomal protein S12 methylthiotransferase RimO; translation: MKTSSNSSGALHPHGLAPRIGFVSLGCPKATVDSERILTRLRAEGYQLQPTHAEADLVIVNTCGFIDSAVDESLDAIAEALDENGRVIVTGCLGARAELVRERHPEVLAVTGPHALEEVMAAVHAHLPAPHDPFTSLIPPQGVRLTPSHYAYLKISEGCNHRCRFCIIPSLRGDLVSRPIGEILDEAGRLVESGVRELLVVSQDTSAYGLDLGHRPDFWGGRPLRTHITELARTLGELPAWIRLHYVYPYPHVDELIPLMADGVILPYLDMPLQHGSESVLRAMRRPAATEKVLDRLARWRADCPDLVLRSTFIVGFPGETEDDFERLLDFLREARLDRVGCFPYSAVEGAAANELPNPVPEAVKQERLERFMDVQAGISREKLAARVGQRLTVLVDAVEEDAIIARSYGDAPEIDGEVIIEGAWEIDPGDFIEVVITEAGEHDLWAQPVEEDD
- a CDS encoding DMT family transporter gives rise to the protein MSWIALALICAFTLASADAAAKAWLRDFTASELLVVRFCLPGLLMTPLLIGMPPLTELPWAFWGWMAVMLPLEMAAMWLYVAAIRDHPLSLTLPYLAFTPVFVIGVAWLLLGEQVSARGVLGILLVVAGAWLLNSAHAHRRNWRGWIAPFVAILDEPGSRMMLAVAALYALTATLGKGAMRYLPPETFGAFYFALLGMAVALVIVLPRPGRLVRLARRPWAVLTVGGLLGIMVFTHFLAIQKVEVAYMIAVKRTSLLFGILYGALVFREPGIAARLPAGVLMLGGVVVLVI
- a CDS encoding YgaP family membrane protein translates to MSIERIVFAVAGGFILISLLLAHFVSPYWLWFTAFVGANLFQSAFTGFCPLAIILKKLGKQSGPAF
- a CDS encoding LTA synthase family protein, which produces MKSVFSFVRAHSRPLAWCAALLFVLVWHWLAIRAGGHFLQVEPWDSAYTRDLAAHLLLGAVLFAMARSLTRFMIAATAVFGVLTFGNAMKLSTLGAPVMPDDFAAARNMFLLLDGWSLVGAVLLVAVPTLLLVWSIDWKRRWTWANLAFIGAAVGLVASFPADLVRVMDQHFGHSVWNQPANYQSRGLPIHLLQETSRALARRVPPPTAPQVEQALRLVAGERAGEFIQVTQNTAGTVFAQPKRNLHMIVLESFWDPMALTASRLSADPLDPEFRRLWAQAGHSHLLAPVFGGYTANTEFEILCGFPVTADNVFFETGLKRDVPCLPAHLGEAGYHSLASHPNAASFWNRVNAYRRLGFETYWTDRDFALDDMNQAFLGDASLYRQVMERLGPALGGPRPVFDYLLTYFGHLPYPLNERRPAVITAAKGHEVVAAYANTLYYKSRELMAFLRELRAADPDGLIVLFGDHLPALTPNFGGYAESGLLARQRGALTDPMFRTLVETPLILIDGRRGPVAVGDVPAYQLPALLLDRLGDQRPSILRLAAQTGAFGRIRPLPGVHFVVEDGANAARVCRGAETDADSCADSAHWLQAVETLRTDLFSGEQHALLDLHLPSRRLRAADVQTGPQTPL
- a CDS encoding EAL and HDOD domain-containing protein, whose protein sequence is MSDTFLGIQPIFDRERRIVAYELLFRSAAAAQAFDHGSIDPDQATSQVILNAFIDIGVEHLGDDKLLFLNLTEGLLASELIQALPPERVVLEILETVRITPDLVESARRLVEQGFTLALDDFIYTPEWEPLLALAHIVKFDVLDDDHAAIAAKIASLPAGYRPRLLAEKIETQQQFQDCLGLGFDLFQGYHLARPEVLSGKRPPANCLQALRLLARLQDETISLQEVERIVSQDVTLSYRLLRFIGNAAISQGRPIQTLMQAITLVGLRTVRQWAALLALGALDLGNPYSFTRSLTYARFCQIVGERHFNAEKDALFTVGLFSNLDEILLIPLREALEHLPLDARIKQAILKHEGFLGDVLAKAQRFEDGDRTAEVSLPGLGAETLAIYFLEAFAWARDLQRQVESSDRGSRPRSHHESRNDLRSQARPRRLT
- a CDS encoding bifunctional aminoglycoside phosphotransferase/ATP-binding protein, translated to MKHDDLSLLIAGLRHPSAYPHEADSVEHIETHISHVLLAGEYAYKFKKPLDLGFLDFSTLERRRHGCEEEVRLNRRLAPDLYLGVVTVNGSLDAPRIGGPGPVLEYGVWMRRFPQSALLDRQPVTSELMTRLAEHIAEFHADIPIAGPNSGFGTPARVLEPMLENLTQIRVRLDSPEDLARLEALESWSRNRFEALTPVIEKRRAEGFVRECHGDMHRGNIALVDGRIRIFDAIEFNPNLRWIDTASEIAFLIMDLEQEGERGAAQRFLNRYLERSGDYGALAMLDFYKVYRALVRAKVLAIRWGQDDPPFAEAQALRDDFARYLELAQSYTWARRRHLLIACGLPGSGKSRLSSRLREALPMIHLRSDIERKRLFGLGELARTASSIDRGIYFPRATDWTYERLHRLADGILASGYDVLVDATFIARQRRERFAALARRHRAGFAILALEAPLEVLRERVMRRLAQGADVSEADLSVLECQHASRQPLSELEHRRALVIDTSRDNAFSEILARLRTLLDADSTPDVDALTAAPDQDRCQRSL